A single window of Plectropomus leopardus isolate mb unplaced genomic scaffold, YSFRI_Pleo_2.0 unplaced_scaffold11218, whole genome shotgun sequence DNA harbors:
- the LOC121963420 gene encoding protein shisa-3-like, with translation MVRLLNCLLLGYLTWNLRISDAQGEYCHGWLDANGNYHDGFQCPEDFDTTDATVCCGSCSLRYCCAAADARLDQGSCTNDREVDNTEFAARKF, from the coding sequence ATGGTGCGCCTGCTGAACTGCCTGCTGCTGGGATATCTGACCTGGAATCTGCGGATATCGGACGCGCAGGGGGAGTACTGCCACGGCTGGCTGGACGCTAATGGGAATTATCACGATGGCTTCCAGTGTCCGGAGGACTTTGACACCACGGACGCCACCGTGTGCTGCGGCTCCTGCTCGCTGCGCTACTGCTGCGCGGCCGCGGACGCACGGCTGGACCAGGGCAGCTGCACCAACGACAGGGAGGTGGACAACACCGAGTTTGCAGCGCGTAAGTTTT